In Lolium rigidum isolate FL_2022 chromosome 7, APGP_CSIRO_Lrig_0.1, whole genome shotgun sequence, the DNA window AAGGGTTTCTCAGCTGAGTCCCCGAAATCTTTCTTTCCAGACCATTCCATAGAGTTCACCCATCTTGAGTTTCCTGCCCAAATcacaaacaaattatatatacacATCAGGAAAAGAATAGGTAGAATCAGGAAAACCAATAGTGGAGGTACATTTTGAGCTATATACTGTTTTATTgtttcattcaccagtcataaacATTTTGCCATTATGTACAACACAACATGAAAACGCCATTGTATCCCTTTCTGTGATTAGCCAAGTGTAGATAAACTCTACTAAGTCAATTATGCTTTGCCTTACTTAATTTTGTGATCACGTGTTTCTAAATTGTGCTTCCACCAGAATTTTAATACTACGGAACCAGTCAAGATGCAAGTTCTATGATACATATTAAAGCCAGTTAATTTTCCTAATGAAGCAAAGCAAAGCACAAGTATCAGATGACAAAACATAGCACTATGGTTCTCAGTGTAAAGCAAGAATGTAAGATCAAATGATGTATGGACTGACAAACAGAAGCAAATTATAGCATACAGTTCTTGAGAGTTTTCTATTGCAAGTCGTAAGGCACTCACCTAGCCAGTTGCAAATGAGATCATACTCTCCAGCATAGATAAGCACTTTGATGTTGTCTTCAAGGAGTTCAGGGATTCCAAGTTCAAGGTTCCTCATCCAATCTAAGAGCATAGCCTGATAAACGGTCGGGCTGCAGGAAACAAACTCTATATCTCCAACTCCTAGGCTCTCTCTGACAGACTCCTGATTGAGAAACTTCTCCAAATTAGAGAAATCGTAGCATAGGCTCCCCACACATGGCTTCCTGATGTCATAGTACTGCAAACGCGGGGTGATCAAtcagataatttcaaaaaatgagAAAGAACCAAATAAACTTTTGTATTCCACCCTACATTTTTATTCCCGATTATCAACCTGATGGAACTGAATATTGTATTGCAAACAACATAGGCAGCAAGGCAAGATACAGTGCCAGTGGTACCTGAAACAAAAGATAAAATTAATTTCAGTTATGCATGATATGGGGTATCAGAGCAGTGCTTACATCTTTTTTCCTTTCTGAAAACAAATTTCCCTAACAAGCAAAGATGCTGATGAACACATACTCGACAGCATTTCCACAGTGGTGATAACCAAGAGGCTAAATTGACTATCGGTGGTAGAGCAAACATGGAGTCCAGGAATTACCACAAAGCTTGACAGCCAATTCACAAGCAGGAACAATTTTATTGATCTTGTTAAACTCTGACTCCGTGATTAAACTCATATTCAACGCATAATCAGTGTATGCCTTGTACTGTATCGCTGGATCTGTTAGTCCGTTACCGATTGCGAAACCCTGAAAATAATAGAGCGACGGGATTCATAACAAGACCATTTATAACGGAAAAGAAGaatgaaaaatatagaagagAATTAATAATAAAACCTTCAAATTGATGTGAATGCCATCATTATTCTTGTTCCCCTGGTGCACGCGAGTTGCAAAGGCGGGGATGTAGTGCCCAGCATATGACTCCCCGGTTATATAGAAATCATTGTCAACGTACTGCGGGTGCTCTTTGAAGAAGGCCTGTCAAAGTTGCGTACAGAAAGGTGCAAATGAACTTATGAGAAAAAACACGAAATGACACTTTTGCATCTTGATTGTAGCTCAGGAGCACCGGCGGAGCTTAGTTGGGGCCAACCCAGGCCGTGACCCGCCCATGTTTTTGGCTAAAAGGATATTGACTCCTATGCATTCTCTCTCCAGCCCATCAGCACACATTGACCTGCCCGCTATGCTTTCTTCCAGACTGTCTCATACTCTTACTCATTCGCTCAAGTTTCTCTCAACAGAGGAGTGATCATGGAAGGTGCCTTGCCACCGCTAGTTGTAGCGATTTATGAATACAAAGTAGGCGAAATTAGAGAGAATCGGTGGAGCAGGATGATACAGGAGTCAACTACTTGCCTACTCCAGTACTCTATGCCACTGCCTGCAGCCAGGGGATCGCTGCAGCCATAGGCACCAGATGGGGCTGCCAGCAGGCCGGTCTGCAACAAAATCAAgctaatctataatatctataaagttgatccccactatgttcatttaatgtttgcaagttgCACATGCAAGAGGTCCACGTCACCTGATTAGCCTTGGCCCTTAGATTGGATTTTGAATCAATTCCAGTCATCGATTCTTATACCAGATGGTAACACAAAATAGTTTATCCATATTTCTCATTTAACACTCTATGTCATCTTTTCAGTTCGTGAATAATAACTCTGATCAGAATTTTATGCCATGCTGTAAGTCTTCACCGAGATTGTATTGTTCATCTTCCCTTCACCACAATAAAATCCAAGTCGTCAACATGCATCCTCTGCCCTTCCCATTCCCATTTAAAGCCATGATTTCTCCTCTCCATTTAAAGTCAGATCGCTCCACTTTCATTTTCTCAATGGATGCGAGCGGAGAGGTATCTAGCTCCCAGGCGCGGCCGGGCGACGCTGATTCCACCACCACTTCCGCATCTCGATTGCATGTTGTTGATGCCTGCAGCTTCAGCGGTCAAGAGGATGGTGACATCTTCAGAGCACTGGTGTCCTCCAACCGTCCAACGTATTTCTGCCCGTCAGGTACTCCAATGGTACAGCAGAATGAAGGACTACTCAAGCTAATTCTATTGCCATCAGAATAAGTTGTATTGTTGTGTAATATGATTCACATCGCTCTCTTCCCTATCTGTTATGATGCTCCTTAACAGTTAACCCATCTCATCTAATTTCTTTGCAGGGTTATGTCTACATAGCATAATTACCTCGACATAATGAGAAaacctaagaaaaataaaactaatcttGATAGTATTGATGCTACCGATGTATCAGACACGGTTAAAGAAATCTTCAGAGATCCAGACCTGAGATCCTGGGTAGCCGTTTTGAAGCTCATCTTTTAGCATATATTTGCAGTGCCACATCTAATCTGATGTAAAAAGATGTCGTGGGTGCTATTTTTACTGACAAACAATATAATGGATCATATATTTGTGGCAGAAATGAGTAAAAAGTAGATGGGCCCTGTTAAACAAAAAACAAagcttcattttttttctttaccATTTCACCGTGCAAAAGGTGTAACCTATTTGTGGTTTTCTTATTGCTGACACCACTTTATGGTCTAGGCTCTTTTCAATACAGTTGTGGGTATTAACATTAGCTTTACTACATGATGAATTCATGTTTTTTAATGTTTTTTTTAAATCATGTTTATTTAGAATACACTTCATAAGATGTATTTGCCTAGAGTTTGGAATCATTGACTCAATAATCTTCAGTCCTCTCAAGAAGTATTTATGGCTGCTTTAGAATCTTTGATCAATTTTGTTTTTACTATTATTAGGAGAAATTTCATCTACAATTTTCCGCAGCAACGTGCGGGGCGTCAACTAGTACTCATCTACAATTTACACGCTGAGTATTTTTTTCCCCTAAATTCTTTGTTAGCAATTTGATAGCATGGAATCTTTCggaatttatttttcaattttaccAATTGTAACAACAATGGAAAGGACCTTAGAGAAGTGGAATGTTTGACAACATTAGTTTTAGGTTTTCTTGTAGGCTGGCCCGCCCATGGTTATtcttcaagctccgccactgctcagGAGTAAGGCTACTCGCTATAGTTTTCCTAAGGTCTTGCATGCCTAACTTTGTCAACACAGTAGGAAGCACCCTTATTAATGGTAATGATTATGATTCATATGACGCAAATATTCCTAGTAATACATATGTGAATGCATGCGGAAATAATTTCAACTCCATATGAAACAGTGGGCATAACTTGAGGTGCATCCCATCTCAAAATGAGCAAGCATTACCTGCAGGAAGTCATATAGGTCGTTGCTAACGCTTGCTTCGTTATGGCGGGTATCACGCGAATCGGAGCTGTAGCTGAACCCAGTCCCAGTTGGCTGATCAACATAGATGAGATTCGATTCCTGCAGCGGCCCAGCATCGAAGCAGAGAGCAGATTACACGGAGTTCTAAGCTTAAGAGGAATTAGCAAACAGCATCTACGCAATCTAAGAAACATATCGTGACGGTTGATTACCACAGTCACAGAGGTGTCCGTATACTAGTTACCTGATCCCAACCAAACTCATTCCAGACGAGCGACAGGTCGTCTGCTATCTGGAAGGGGCCGTTCTCGTAGAAGAGGGCGAGCTCGCTGCTGCATCCGGGCCCTCCGGTCAGCCAGATCACCACGGGGTCCTCCTTGTTGTGGCGCCTCGATTCGAAGAAGAAGTAGAAGAGCCTGCAAACGTGCGCCGAAATGTCAGATGTCAAGACAGGCGGGTCCtcggtaggaggaggaggaggaggaggaggaggaggagggggcgggtGGGAGGGTGTGAGCTCACCTGGCGTCGTGGGTGTTGGCGAGGCGGTAGTACCCGGCGTGGTGGCCGAGGTTGCTCACGGACGTGTTGCCGCCGTCGGCGTCGCTTCCGGCCACCAGAGACGCGAGGCGGATCGGCCTCTCGACGAGGGTTCCAGCCGggaccgcgtcgctgccgaggccaacgccgccggggcggcgtggggaggcgtcggtggggtggaggTTGAGGGCGCGGATGAGGTCGGCGCCGACGGAGCGGGGGGTCTTGGGGGTGAGGGGCCGCGCGGAGGAGGGGAGGCGGAGGAAGGTCTCATCCACcggcgcggcgtcggcggcggcggtggcggcgaggagcaggagcaggaggagtCGAGACTGGCCGGCAGGTCCCATGGCGAGTGGTGGTGGAATCAGAAGCGAACCGAGTAGTGGGAAGACTTGGCTACCGGAAGTTATTgggggattttatttttttgcccCTGTTTACTTTGCCACTCTATGATTTGCCCTCAATTACCTTGTACTTCCTCTTTTGCCATGAATTACTTTGGCACTCGATTATTTGCCCCTTTTTGTTGCTTTCTTTTGTTTTGACGATCTAAGCAACACGTGAAGGCCGAATCTACCCCTGGCTGAAGCTAAACCAAATTGAGTTCCGTTTCTCCTCTGTTTAGAACGAGAAGAACCCAGGGTGCTGCCGCCGGCGCTGCCGTCTGTCGGTCGCCGCTGCACCTACCCGCAGATCGATGTACCCCAGCCACTCCATGCTCTTCCACTAGGGCCGCCAGCAAGCTGCTCCGACTGCTCCGCCGGCGATTTAGGCCTGGATGCTTTGAACTGGACGAGCCAAACCAGAGGAACCAAATCGCTCGCTCGTCTTGCTCCCCTTGACGGCGACGTGCACAAAGGCGGCGGAGATGACCTCGTCCCGTCGAGCGCCGGGCAGCGCCGCACCCATCGCGGGCCCCACCGCGAACCCGGACGCGCCCACCAGGTACCCCATCGCGTGCGCGTAGAACCACCGAGGAGCACAAGCTGGTCGGTCATGGACAAGCAGGCCTGTGGACAAGTCAGAGAAGGCAACGAGCAAGCGCACCCCGGCCATGGCTGTACCGTCCTCTTTGACAGCCCCATCCCACCCAGCCAGTCTGCGAGTTGAAGGGATCCGCTCGCGCCGCTAGCTGGTGGCTGGTGCTGGTCATCTCCACACCGCTGCATTTGTCGTGTCGGTGCTGTCCGTCGCAGGGCCTGCGAGCTAGGAGGGTAGGGGAGGGAGAGGACTGTGGCTGGAGGGAGAACTCCATGGAGGGCTCGCCGTCGGCATGGGATTGGGGACTTGGAGGTGTCAGGCGAGAGAGACGAGGAGAACGGGTGGGATAGATCCTGGACGAACATATTGGGCAGTTTCGTCATTGCACACGGGCCGAACCTGACGAGGGGCAAATAATCGAGTGACCAAGTAATCCGTGGCAAAAAAGGGAACGCCAGGTAATGGAGGGCAAATCGTAGAGTGTCAAAGTAAACAGgggcaaaaaataaaattccccAAGTTATTGCCGTGGAGGTGGTACTGCTAGATTTTTTTGGCCTACTTCTGTGATGGTGGGCCCATCGGTCATAGAGAGGGAGAACCGAGTAGTATCTTATTACGGAGTAGAGAAGAAAATTAAGGAGGATGGTGCGCTTTTGGATCTACCAGGAGCACAAGGGTGTGAGTCGCCCACGTGGAAGAGTTCTCGATCATCCTAGGCCTTCTGGCCGAGGCATCTTGTAGACTTTGTTTTCGTAGTTTTTTTAATAGGGGTATGTTCGATAGTGGATAAatagaggccgagctacatgtagctttttatttttaaaaaattgaaaattatatttttaatttttaaaaaattctgaaaaaaatctaGTTGCAgccaatgatgaaatctacaaacagagaatttcacattgagattttgtcatttttgtgtagtctacaatacaaagaacttcacattaagattttgcgtttgtagatttcatcattgactacatccataatttttttcagatttttttaaaactgattctgaatttttttaaataaagggCTATATGTAGTTCGGCCTCTGTCTCGGGTAGGTCCCCAAGAACCGAGAAGATAGTATTTTCATTCACCAACGATGGAGTTACAGTATACAAAAGGGGCCGAAGCAAATAAAGAATTTACAATCAAATCCCTGCATTTATCACAAACGATCCTAGATCTGAAACTTGAAAAAGCAATCAGATAtagcttcttctccttctccaccgcgaccacgCATCGCAACACGGCCAAGCACACCATCGCCGGGGACGCTACCACTTGGGACAGAGCACAGGGAGCATGCCGAGTTGGAGCACAGGGGcctctgaaaggacacggatgtcgcctagaggggggggtcaataggcgatttaaaacttttacgagatgggcttaacaaatgcggaataaaactagcgtttactttgtcaagcccaaagcctataaactatggttcacctatgtgcaccaacaacttgttctaagcaatggttcacctatgtgcaccaacaacttatgctaagcaagacaagcaacttatgtgatagcaagatatatatatatatataaattcaagcacgatggctatcacaaagtaaagtgcataagtaaagagctcgggtataggaataaccgaagtgacgcggagacaacgatgtagcccgaagttcacactcttgcgagtgctactctccgttggagcggtgtggaggacaagtcactccaaatgcacgagggccaccgtattctcctcgagaattcccaccaaaagggatgtcctcgatccactatgggaccttaggaaggtcaccgaacccgcacaaagcttggggctatctccacaacttaattggaggctcccaataaattgccacaaaggccttgcccttgaagattctccacaatttaattggagtccccaagaacaccactaagatgccacaaaggccttgcccttgaagattctccacaacttaattggagtcccaagaacaccactaagatgccacaaaggccttgcccttgaagattctccacaacttaattggagtccccaagaacaccactaagatgccacaaaggcctagaatccgtctagggttccaataacccaagagtaacaaccttcttgctttcaccttcacgaatcaccgtggagaactcaaaccgatgcaccaaatgcaatggcaagaacaccacaaagatgctcaagtccttctctctcaaattccaacaaagctacacaagctattgggggaataagagaggaagaacaaataagaggaggaacatcaaatttctccaagatctagatctagtggattcccctcacaaagagagggatttgattggtaggaaatgtagatctagatctcctctctcttttccctcaagaatatgcaagaatcatgggaggaatcaagaactagggcaagctttgaaggacaacaatggagggagagagagagagtgaaccaaccagcccaaggaggaagaagggggtcttatatacccctcccgacgaaatatgaccgtttggggcctcccgagccggaaaatccgccccgggccggattatccgcccccgaaatcgcccctggactcgggccggatatttggccggatattttcccggaattggccattcgggccggattatccgccccccccccaCGTAAAACcgcgaaacaccaaaactaaaacgggcataactttagcatccggactccgattttgatgatcttgggcttgttttgaagctaggaacaagctctacaagatcatgcaggaaaccatcatattccaacaaggtaggatagaaacaaatgatgaaaggtttgacctatctaaaaaagacataccggtaaaatctccaatctcaaaaatgcaacaagttgcccgtgcaaaaaccattcttgataaactagagcttgtcatgagaataagcacaagctctaaagcatcacatggataagatccaaataaaaccaagaaagatgatgaaccaaactcgaaaacgcaacaagtgatctatgcgaaatccgttttcgatgaactagagcttgtcatgagaataagcacaagctctaaaacatcacatggataaggtccaaataacaaccaagaaagatgatgcaaggatgcaaaggtttgagctctctccgaacgatacgatcgagttactcactcgagagccctcttgatagtacgacaactaaactataaaccggtctccaactacactatgagaccggtgagaaagaaaccctatcaagagcaaaccttatacttgcgcattccacttgagctcgatgacgacgatcttgacctcaacaagatggaacacctttcttgcttgtgtttacttgacgaagtcttgtggattgctcccccataatccaccatgggagagcttcttcttcggcgcatcttcacataaccatgaccaccatgtggattgctcccccataattcaCCATGGGAGATCTTCTTatttggcgcatcttcacatatccatgatcaccatatggatggcaagactcaagcaaaggatctcttcgagatggctcatcttgaacttgcacttcatttctccatggcaagcttcaagcttatgaactcttcgagttggctcatcttgaacttgcacttcatttcttcattcttcatcatgttgatgtcttgaagtaacttgagggctcacttcatcttcatcttcaagacatacttgacacttgatatccttcatcaatttcttcttattgcaacctaatacaaacatgttgatgtcttgaagtaacttgagggctcacttcatcttcatcttcaagacatacttgacacttgatatccttcatcaatttcttcttattgcaacctaatacaaacatgttgatgtcttgaagtaacttgagggctcacttcatcttcatcttcaagacatacttgacacttgatatccttcatcaaatttttattattgcaaccttgaagccaacatatggttcaagaattgcctatggacaactcctacaaatataactcaatgcaaacattagtccatagggattgtcattaattaccaaaaccacacatgggggctccatgcactttcaatctcccccattttggtaattgatgacaatctctttgagagggtttatataaggaattgaagtagcaagcaagttgaatatatagagcaaactcccccataatatatgcgtgtgtgaatgatcttgactttcattgcatatattggcattgaaagcctagtggagtttcctctaactattcaactatgcaaaacaacaagatgcaatgcaataaaggcacatgcttaagcacaaagcaaagacataaccgaattcccttaaaccctccaaacttctcccccattggcaccaattgccgaaatgggtgaaaaatttagaaggtcaatatagtgagagttcctccatagcgtgtgcatttctcataatttgagtggaatcaaatgcacgtatccaatgacgaatattcaaaaggaatcacactatagataggatcaaagatcgtaaaaagataacaaagtctagaagcttcaaaaaatgaagcaagcaaccaaatgaaccacaaagaagataccaaaagaaagatagatattatcataagatcaagaagattactctaaataatatgaggaagctccccaaggtttatgcacaaaactagacaacttgcattggagtataaagtgcacaaacatggaatcatcactcccataatatcattaaaaaaagataccaagtgaatcaaactctaatgatcaccaaatgatagtgctctaaatcaaatgaggaagctccccaaggtacatgcataaattaaaatgttgcatttgaatacaatatgcataacatggaatcctcacttccTTATTAccattaaaacacaaacatttgcaatagatcatagatagaaaaataagcttaacacttgcaacaaacaaatgattgagcaacaagtaacatgcaccataataataggctcaaccaagagaatatgtgaaaggcatgacaaaGCGTATTATAAGGCTATTATATGGATGAGcaaaaaaagcatcatcatagtcttcaatgaattatattgcttagcatgaccaatcaacatgcaacaaataaataagatatcaaatggagatgtatcatctcttatgtgtataagtttctctaagtggacaaaatcactaagatatttatccacaaagaaacatgcacacacaaaatagacacACAAGacatatagcatgatatccaagacgaagtcatgcaatataccaataagaatttttgcttaatagcatggccaaaggctcaattttatcttattgtacattcatgaacttgaaccacaaacatctaaaatacatcacaaatatcaacaagggatagaagatagttgggatgcatttgagaaaggcaacaagtatcacaaacgaggataccaaaagaaataactaaatttgcactttcatctatattgcacacgtgagagccttgaggaattgatatgcaataaagttgctagataggcatagttgggatgaatgaatcatgagcatgatttaaaatacttcccaacaaatgcactcatctcaaattactcacattcacaataaagaggtttcataaaacctttttcaagaagcacaatatttgcaaatcaagagattcatgccaagatgcaaccataaggttggatacaagaaaagtatgcatgagaagatacttgttaccaagatagcattggtgtggatgtagtagatatgtgttcgttgaccatcctagcttgcctcaagttaccattgagtcaccacttctttccaagagtgagacaagcatccaatgcatatccattgtacctaacacaaaggtaagtacaacatggtccccaaactaattgggtccaaagtagttagacacactacaacatataggacaaactccacaattctatgtgcatatagatatgaaaatgaatttcatgcacatcttagccaaattaggatttgatggagtttaccctatatattggatcaaagaaagtaaaacatgccataagatatacatatattaaatatgcatgcacaatactttcaagaaccaaagaaagatacaatttggacaaaacactaaataaatcaagagacaatggttgcccaaattatatcaaagaatcaaatcaacacaagattgactccaaagaattatctcattataagaggctaattaaacctaaacacaaaggaatgagataaccaactcccaagagagcaaggttccaacaaataaaccaaaccctcgaaactttttatgatggcacaaagtaccaaaaagaaaatttatgtctcccaaaaccaaatttttgataatgatcaagagaagtttaagaATTATAACAAATAAAGGAGAGCTCccacaagattagtgcattatctaggatttagaatatggatacaaaatgcacaaaactaggatcatcacgctacctatatctactaaaaattctaagaaagtttgaatag includes these proteins:
- the LOC124669643 gene encoding serine carboxypeptidase-like — its product is MGPAGQSRLLLLLLLAATAAADAAPVDETFLRLPSSARPLTPKTPRSVGADLIRALNLHPTDASPRRPGGVGLGSDAVPAGTLVERPIRLASLVAGSDADGGNTSVSNLGHHAGYYRLANTHDARLFYFFFESRRHNKEDPVVIWLTGGPGCSSELALFYENGPFQIADDLSLVWNEFGWDQESNLIYVDQPTGTGFSYSSDSRDTRHNEASVSNDLYDFLQAFFKEHPQYVDNDFYITGESYAGHYIPAFATRVHQGNKNNDGIHINLKGFAIGNGLTDPAIQYKAYTDYALNMSLITESEFNKINKIVPACELAVKLCGTTGTVSCLAAYVVCNTIFSSIRLIIGNKNYYDIRKPCVGSLCYDFSNLEKFLNQESVRESLGVGDIEFVSCSPTVYQAMLLDWMRNLELGIPELLEDNIKVLIYAGEYDLICNWLGNSRWVNSMEWSGKKDFGDSAEKPFTVDGKEAGVLKSHGPLSFLKVHDSGHMVPMDQPKAALEMLKRWVSGNLSDASASSKRLDFAM